In the Arthrobacter sp. 31Y genome, one interval contains:
- a CDS encoding ABC transporter family substrate-binding protein: MKKYTTIGGVALAATLMLTACGGGTPSGPASQKAEESGGDISKLISVNAKEAKDLEQGGTVTLAVGSIGPDFNGFSNVGNSADTSALLTPVNTAAISSGGIGGCWKLDFSGKAVPNKDFCEEVKSEVKDGKQTITIKVNEKATWNDGTPIDVKTFENTWNMLKGEDKAIDIVTAGNYAFVDSVKAGANDKEVIVTTTQPVFPLDSLFFGLIHPANNSAETFNKGFTGNMHPEWMAGPFKVENYDTTAKTVTMVPNEKWWGQKPVLEKVIWRQMEPSATIAAFKNGEIDAANGRTLGRYKQLEGTTNSEIRRGQRLFAGGLNLNAKRPALTDVAVRKAIFTAVDRKAIRDVRFNGLNWSEESSGSMMLMPFSEYYQDNYPVKDTGADAAKKVLTDAGYTANDKGIMAKDGVPVSFKITNFGDDPTAAATSQTLQKQLQAAGMDVSIDQRGDADFGKVVGSREFDVTISGYTVGPDATDAVKQYYDSETNENGLGDAELDAEIKRLSTISDDAERNKAAMDVEKKHMEKYFSMGVVMNGPEIQFVRTGLANYGPSLFQSLSNVPDWTTLGWEKGAKK; this comes from the coding sequence CAGCGTCAACGCCAAGGAAGCAAAGGACCTGGAGCAGGGCGGCACGGTCACCCTTGCTGTAGGCAGCATTGGGCCGGACTTCAACGGCTTCTCCAATGTGGGCAACAGTGCTGATACTTCGGCCCTGCTGACACCAGTCAACACGGCTGCCATCAGCAGCGGTGGCATCGGTGGCTGCTGGAAGTTGGACTTCAGCGGCAAGGCCGTGCCAAACAAGGACTTCTGCGAAGAGGTCAAGAGCGAAGTCAAAGATGGCAAGCAAACCATCACCATCAAGGTCAACGAAAAGGCCACATGGAACGACGGCACTCCCATCGATGTGAAGACATTCGAGAACACCTGGAACATGTTGAAGGGTGAAGACAAGGCCATCGACATTGTCACCGCAGGCAACTACGCCTTTGTGGACTCCGTCAAGGCCGGCGCCAATGACAAGGAAGTCATTGTCACCACCACCCAGCCGGTCTTCCCGCTGGACTCCCTCTTCTTCGGCCTGATCCACCCGGCCAACAACTCTGCGGAGACCTTTAACAAGGGCTTCACGGGCAACATGCACCCCGAGTGGATGGCCGGCCCGTTCAAGGTGGAGAACTACGACACCACCGCCAAGACCGTCACCATGGTTCCCAACGAGAAATGGTGGGGCCAGAAGCCGGTCCTTGAAAAGGTCATCTGGCGCCAGATGGAGCCCAGCGCAACCATCGCTGCGTTCAAGAACGGTGAAATCGACGCCGCCAACGGCCGTACGCTTGGCCGTTACAAGCAGCTCGAAGGGACCACCAACTCCGAGATCCGCCGTGGCCAGCGTCTGTTCGCAGGTGGCCTGAACCTGAACGCCAAGCGCCCTGCCCTCACCGACGTCGCCGTGCGTAAGGCCATCTTCACCGCCGTCGACCGCAAGGCCATCCGCGACGTTCGTTTCAACGGCTTGAACTGGTCCGAGGAAAGCTCGGGCTCCATGATGCTCATGCCGTTCTCTGAGTACTACCAGGACAACTACCCCGTGAAGGACACCGGCGCGGACGCTGCCAAGAAGGTTCTGACGGACGCCGGTTACACGGCGAACGACAAGGGCATTATGGCGAAGGACGGTGTCCCTGTCTCCTTCAAGATCACCAACTTCGGTGACGACCCCACCGCCGCTGCAACGTCGCAGACCCTGCAGAAGCAGCTTCAGGCGGCTGGCATGGATGTTTCCATCGACCAGCGTGGTGACGCTGACTTCGGCAAGGTTGTTGGCTCCCGCGAGTTCGATGTGACCATCTCCGGTTACACCGTGGGCCCGGATGCTACCGACGCCGTGAAGCAGTACTACGATTCCGAGACCAACGAAAACGGCCTCGGCGACGCTGAACTCGACGCCGAAATCAAGCGTCTTTCGACCATCTCGGATGACGCCGAGCGCAATAAGGCCGCAATGGACGTCGAGAAGAAGCACATGGAGAAGTACTTCTCCATGGGTGTAGTCATGAACGGCCCGGAGATCCAGTTTGTGCGCACAGGTCTGGCCAACTACGGTCCGTCCCTGTTCCAGAGCCTCTCCAACGTTCCGGACTGGACTACCCTCGGCTGGGAAAAGGGCGCTAAGAAGTAG
- a CDS encoding WXG100 family type VII secretion target, with protein sequence MGQGLVGADVGDLRRLSAVMDAEAEKITSLQQQLTAMIQAGSYWRGNDADQFRSRWQSDLHGRLGAAAVCLRTNARALKLNADQQEQASLGGSTGGSKGGPSGGSGRTTPGSPEFTFDPTTYGPFTVEGNGSIDSKASGESHGTIGPAGIDVGGSGEASAGGDMTWKATSEFGPVKTTVTNETFVGARASGEYGASVPFGLGLPNAHANGEAFAGAENVTTTRSDFFDGWVTNTSTTRMMTGVEASAHANASSPFLFSAGGEGFAGQKVTMDNKTDFAGGLFSLGQGGELRAGAWASAGEGEVSVKGRETTGTAFSAGAGAELTGSRYVEVLGQTVTLNATVAAGAGEGHFFTASMDEDGLTLGAGAKLTAELGLGAGGQITLSPSGFVDSVTGFVDFLNK encoded by the coding sequence ATGGGGCAGGGACTGGTAGGCGCGGACGTCGGGGATCTCCGGCGCTTGTCCGCCGTCATGGATGCTGAGGCTGAGAAGATCACCAGTCTTCAACAGCAACTCACGGCAATGATCCAGGCAGGTTCGTACTGGCGGGGAAATGACGCTGACCAGTTCCGAAGCAGGTGGCAAAGCGATCTGCATGGACGGTTGGGAGCAGCAGCTGTTTGCCTGCGGACCAACGCCCGCGCCCTGAAACTCAACGCAGACCAGCAGGAACAAGCCTCCCTGGGTGGTTCGACCGGAGGATCCAAGGGAGGACCTTCCGGCGGGTCTGGCAGGACAACCCCGGGGTCACCGGAGTTCACTTTTGATCCCACCACCTATGGCCCCTTCACGGTTGAAGGCAACGGCTCCATAGACAGCAAAGCGTCGGGCGAATCGCACGGAACCATAGGCCCTGCCGGCATCGATGTTGGTGGCTCCGGCGAGGCCTCCGCTGGAGGTGACATGACCTGGAAGGCGACGTCGGAGTTCGGTCCCGTCAAGACAACAGTCACCAACGAAACGTTTGTCGGGGCCCGAGCCAGCGGCGAGTACGGGGCCAGCGTGCCCTTCGGGCTGGGACTTCCCAACGCCCACGCCAACGGCGAAGCGTTTGCCGGTGCAGAGAACGTGACCACCACACGATCCGACTTCTTCGACGGCTGGGTCACCAACACCTCCACCACGCGAATGATGACGGGAGTGGAGGCCAGCGCCCACGCCAATGCCAGCAGCCCGTTCCTGTTTTCGGCTGGGGGCGAGGGCTTCGCGGGCCAGAAGGTCACCATGGATAACAAGACCGACTTCGCTGGTGGCTTGTTCTCCTTGGGACAGGGCGGAGAATTGCGCGCCGGTGCTTGGGCAAGCGCCGGCGAAGGCGAGGTCAGCGTCAAGGGCCGCGAGACCACCGGAACAGCGTTCAGCGCAGGTGCCGGAGCAGAACTGACCGGGAGCCGGTATGTCGAAGTATTGGGCCAGACAGTGACGCTCAACGCGACGGTAGCCGCCGGAGCCGGCGAGGGTCACTTCTTCACGGCTTCCATGGACGAAGACGGGCTCACCCTCGGCGCGGGCGCAAAGCTCACCGCTGAGCTTGGCCTGGGTGCGGGTGGCCAGATCACACTCAGCCCGTCCGGATTTGTGGATTCCGTGACCGGATTCGTCGACTTCCTCAATAAATAG
- a CDS encoding Gfo/Idh/MocA family protein, protein MTSQPIRTAVAGFGLSGSVFHAPFIASNPAYELAAISTSDAGRQAKAKERYPEARIVNSPEDILALADELDLVVLGTPPATHFPLAKAALEAGLDVVVDKPFTVRSAEGEELIQLAAKLGRVLTVYQNRRWDGDSLTVKKLLDAGTLGTVTRFEVGMERWAPEIAKAWKASATAEDGGGVLFDLGTHVLDLTLRFFGPATVTFAEITARRPQESADDDVFLALRHESGVISHVTINLNSHLHGPRFRILGTEGGFVKFGTDPQEPYVLGGGLPTDSEYGVEPPQNHGTLEANGQRTTIPTERGAYPEFYRILAEKLDDGGTASALPAPVDPADSVTVLKLIEQARALA, encoded by the coding sequence ATGACTTCCCAGCCGATTCGTACCGCCGTTGCAGGTTTTGGCCTCTCGGGCAGCGTCTTCCATGCGCCCTTCATCGCGAGCAACCCTGCTTATGAGCTCGCAGCTATTTCGACCTCGGACGCCGGAAGGCAAGCGAAAGCGAAAGAGCGCTATCCGGAAGCGAGGATCGTCAACAGCCCAGAGGACATCCTGGCCCTCGCTGACGAATTGGACCTCGTGGTCCTTGGCACGCCGCCTGCCACCCATTTCCCCCTCGCGAAAGCTGCCCTGGAAGCCGGGCTCGACGTCGTCGTTGATAAACCGTTCACGGTGCGCAGCGCCGAGGGCGAGGAACTGATCCAGCTGGCGGCAAAACTTGGCCGCGTCCTCACCGTCTACCAAAACCGCCGCTGGGATGGTGACTCGCTCACCGTGAAGAAACTGCTCGACGCCGGGACGTTGGGAACCGTGACCCGGTTTGAGGTGGGCATGGAGCGCTGGGCGCCGGAGATTGCCAAGGCCTGGAAAGCCAGCGCCACTGCCGAAGACGGCGGCGGTGTCCTCTTCGACCTCGGTACCCACGTCCTTGATCTCACTCTCCGGTTCTTTGGACCGGCCACTGTCACCTTCGCGGAGATCACGGCGCGTCGTCCTCAGGAAAGTGCCGACGACGACGTCTTTCTTGCGCTCCGGCACGAGTCGGGTGTGATCAGCCATGTCACCATCAACCTCAACAGCCACCTTCATGGCCCACGCTTCCGCATCCTCGGCACAGAGGGCGGCTTCGTGAAGTTCGGCACCGACCCGCAGGAGCCCTATGTGCTGGGTGGCGGGCTTCCAACGGACTCGGAGTACGGCGTCGAACCTCCCCAAAACCACGGCACGTTGGAGGCAAACGGGCAGCGCACCACCATCCCCACAGAGCGCGGTGCGTACCCTGAGTTCTACAGGATTCTCGCCGAAAAGCTCGACGACGGCGGCACGGCCTCTGCGCTGCCGGCGCCAGTGGATCCGGCTGATTCCGTTACGGTGCTGAAGCTGATTGAGCAGGCTAGGGCGCTGGCGTGA